In Sulfitobacter sp. W027, a single window of DNA contains:
- a CDS encoding ABC transporter ATP-binding protein gives MSLLTLDHMKTDIGQYAVLHDVSLAVPEGGVFVLLGRNGAGKTTTLRSIMGLWKPAPGTVRFDGTDLTGLHTADIARRGIAYVPENMGIFGTLTVEENLILATDKGRFDATRLKRITTLFPALERFWTKQAWSLSGGQKQMLAVARAIVEPRRLILIDEPTKGLAPAIVSAMAEAFAEISREATILLVEQNFAFARQLGREMAVIDDGRVVHSGSMADFAVDKPLQDRLLGLS, from the coding sequence ATGAGCCTGCTGACCCTCGACCACATGAAGACCGACATCGGCCAATACGCCGTGCTGCATGACGTGAGCCTTGCGGTGCCCGAAGGCGGCGTCTTTGTCCTGCTGGGCCGCAACGGAGCGGGCAAGACGACGACGCTGCGTTCGATTATGGGGCTGTGGAAACCCGCGCCCGGCACGGTGCGCTTTGACGGCACCGACCTCACTGGCTTGCACACCGCCGACATCGCACGACGCGGGATTGCTTATGTGCCCGAGAACATGGGGATTTTCGGCACCCTGACGGTGGAGGAAAACCTGATCCTCGCGACCGACAAGGGCCGTTTTGACGCCACGCGCCTGAAACGCATCACCACGCTCTTCCCGGCGCTGGAGCGGTTCTGGACGAAACAGGCATGGTCGCTTTCAGGTGGCCAAAAACAGATGCTCGCCGTCGCCCGCGCCATCGTGGAGCCGCGGCGCCTGATCCTGATCGACGAGCCGACCAAAGGCCTCGCGCCGGCCATCGTGAGCGCTATGGCCGAGGCCTTCGCCGAGATTTCACGTGAAGCAACGATCCTGCTGGTGGAACAGAACTTCGCCTTTGCCCGGCAATTGGGCCGCGAAATGGCGGTGATCGACGACGGTCGCGTCGTTCACAGCGGCTCCATGGCCGATTTCGCCGTCGACAAACCGCTGCAAGACCGGCTGTTGGGCCTGTCGTGA
- a CDS encoding branched-chain amino acid ABC transporter permease, with protein sequence MQSKQTYGTIAVKTAVLVIAALLLFAPFLFQDVRALEVAARICIFIVLVASYDLLIGYTGIVSFAHTMFFGFGAYGAAIALRQMGPGWDAVALGAVAGVLVSLVVATGVGLLSLRVKAIFFAMITLATASVALVLASQLSQFTGGEDGITYRAPDLFKPATKLMVDADGKVARLFGVKLNGKLAAYYFVFFTSLALFLLMLRVVAAPLGSVLKAIRENEARAEAIGYRVVAFRTFVFCLSAAVASLAGTVYAVWLKYTGPDTTLSFAIMIDMLLMVVIGGMGTMWGAVVGAVLMVMAQYYLRDLMGAAAEATASIPLLPELLDPDRWLFWLGIIFILLVYFFPRGITGTVMQKGAR encoded by the coding sequence ATGCAGAGCAAACAGACCTACGGCACCATCGCCGTGAAAACCGCCGTTCTCGTGATCGCCGCCCTGCTGCTCTTCGCGCCCTTCCTGTTTCAGGACGTGCGCGCGCTCGAGGTCGCCGCACGCATCTGTATCTTTATCGTGCTGGTGGCGAGCTATGACCTGCTGATCGGATACACCGGAATCGTCAGCTTCGCCCATACGATGTTCTTCGGTTTCGGCGCCTACGGTGCCGCCATCGCCCTGCGCCAGATGGGGCCAGGCTGGGACGCGGTTGCCCTGGGCGCTGTCGCGGGTGTGCTGGTCTCGCTGGTGGTGGCCACTGGCGTCGGGCTGCTCAGCCTACGGGTGAAGGCGATCTTCTTTGCGATGATCACGCTGGCGACGGCTTCGGTCGCACTGGTGTTGGCCTCGCAGCTGTCGCAGTTCACCGGCGGCGAAGACGGGATCACCTACCGCGCGCCGGACCTGTTCAAACCGGCGACGAAACTGATGGTTGACGCAGACGGCAAAGTAGCGCGGCTCTTCGGCGTGAAGCTCAATGGCAAACTCGCAGCCTATTACTTCGTGTTCTTCACCTCGCTGGCGCTGTTCCTGTTGATGCTGCGGGTGGTGGCGGCACCGCTCGGTTCGGTCCTGAAGGCAATCCGCGAGAACGAGGCCCGGGCCGAGGCCATCGGCTACCGTGTTGTGGCTTTCCGTACCTTCGTCTTCTGCCTCTCGGCCGCCGTCGCCTCGCTTGCTGGCACGGTCTATGCAGTCTGGCTGAAATACACCGGGCCGGACACGACGCTGAGCTTCGCCATCATGATCGACATGCTGCTGATGGTGGTGATCGGTGGCATGGGCACGATGTGGGGCGCGGTTGTCGGGGCCGTGCTGATGGTGATGGCGCAATACTATCTGCGCGACCTGATGGGGGCAGCCGCCGAGGCGACTGCCAGCATTCCGCTGCTGCCGGAATTGCTCGACCCTGACCGCTGGCTTTTTTGGTTGGGCATCATCTTTATCTTGCTGGTCTATTTCTTCCCGCGGGGGATCACCGGCACTGTCATGCAAAAGGGTGCGCGCTGA
- a CDS encoding branched-chain amino acid ABC transporter permease has protein sequence MDRISDTLGRFGGVYLLPLALAALAFVLIGAPSSWATLTVAGLAMGMMVFLMASGLSLIFGLMDVLNFGHSAFVSFGAFVAASVLAALSGWLGADNVLLNIAALSLAIIAAMSFGLAAGWFFETVIIRPVYHDHLRQILITMGALIVSEQIILAIWGGTPITVLRPQFLEGAWIIGDVSIEIYRIFAFGLGLAVFIGLYLVLNRTRLGLLVRAGVENREMVEALGFRIDRLFIGVFMVGSALAAVGGAMWAGYETLITPALGGEMMIVVFIVVIIGGLGSIEGTLLGALLVGLTANYVGFLAPKLALASNMILMTAILLWRPNGLRPAVK, from the coding sequence ATGGATCGCATATCCGACACATTGGGACGCTTCGGCGGGGTCTACCTGCTGCCGCTGGCCCTCGCGGCGCTGGCCTTCGTGCTGATCGGCGCGCCTTCGTCATGGGCCACGCTGACCGTCGCGGGGCTGGCAATGGGGATGATGGTGTTTCTCATGGCCTCTGGCCTGAGCCTTATCTTCGGCCTGATGGACGTGCTGAACTTTGGGCACTCGGCCTTTGTCAGCTTCGGCGCCTTTGTCGCGGCCTCCGTTCTGGCCGCGCTGAGCGGCTGGCTGGGGGCCGATAATGTGCTGCTGAATATCGCGGCCCTGAGCCTCGCGATCATCGCGGCGATGTCATTTGGCCTCGCCGCCGGGTGGTTTTTCGAGACGGTGATCATCCGCCCGGTTTATCACGACCATCTGCGCCAGATCCTCATCACCATGGGTGCGCTGATCGTGTCGGAACAGATCATCCTCGCCATTTGGGGCGGCACGCCGATCACCGTGCTGCGACCGCAATTCCTCGAAGGCGCTTGGATCATCGGGGACGTCAGCATCGAAATCTACCGCATCTTCGCCTTCGGCCTTGGTCTCGCGGTCTTCATCGGCCTTTACCTCGTACTGAACCGCACCCGGCTGGGCCTTCTCGTGCGCGCCGGCGTCGAGAACCGCGAGATGGTGGAGGCGCTTGGCTTTCGCATCGACCGGCTATTCATCGGCGTCTTTATGGTCGGCTCTGCGCTGGCCGCCGTGGGTGGTGCTATGTGGGCGGGCTATGAGACGCTGATCACCCCCGCGCTTGGCGGCGAGATGATGATCGTTGTCTTCATCGTCGTGATCATCGGCGGCTTGGGCTCCATCGAGGGCACGCTCTTGGGCGCGCTGCTGGTGGGGCTGACGGCGAATTACGTCGGCTTCCTCGCCCCGAAACTGGCGCTGGCAAGCAACATGATCCTGATGACGGCAATCCTTCTGTGGCGCCCCAACGGGCTGCGCCCGGCGGTGAAGTGA
- a CDS encoding ATP-binding protein, which yields MKKIRNALSQRAKQIFILVALGGVVLGFGHRIETLSYQTYMQDLELDTTLELIEVRERIRADIFDQILKLRELATVVSENPNITQSEFSARAAEFMTDNPDVINLAVAPDLVVTIVHPYEANQSVLGLDYRQNEAQLPKVEQAMKSGEGLVTGPVDLVQGGRGLILRHPIFYANGGSDVETNLPWGILSMVLDYDAFVTRLQIPELAEKYDLAIRELTPEGQIEQTIIGDPTLSMVNPIELDFNFTFGVWQLAATIKGGWPEHRPDFWLHWLLRVQGALGVTVFAWYIMRLAENRKLAEERLRTGVEALDHGFVMYNPKGTLVLCNEKYREIHDYSDVVKPGSTYEKIVRDSIRRGIVPDAVGKEEEWIRVWLEKRENGAFETEQRMPDGRIIRTSDRRMEDGSVVGLRIDVTDLKKALLTAEDANKAKTDFMGVLSHELRTPLTVILGHVRLARHFDRTPAARDLCTAIDADPQTRETLAPKLSATMSKLGDIMQTVERSGNHLLTLINEVLDFAKIDAGSLSITMEPVQIDDIVTPTADQLRPMIEDKGLEFNVKSATGVMLADGKRIQQVLINLLSNATKFSDQGTISLTCRIRGEVVEFRVTDSGIGIPENELERVFEPFHQVDSTATRRFGGTGLGLAISRDIATAHGGSLVATSIMGKGSTFLLTLPLRPAIAVAAAEAREAEVA from the coding sequence ATGAAAAAGATTAGAAATGCACTGTCTCAACGTGCGAAACAGATTTTCATTCTGGTGGCATTGGGCGGCGTTGTCCTTGGCTTCGGCCATCGGATCGAGACCCTTTCCTATCAAACCTACATGCAGGACCTCGAACTCGATACCACATTAGAACTGATCGAAGTGCGTGAGCGGATCCGCGCGGATATCTTTGACCAAATCCTAAAACTGCGCGAATTGGCCACGGTCGTCAGCGAGAACCCGAACATTACTCAGTCTGAGTTCAGCGCCCGCGCGGCGGAGTTCATGACCGACAATCCCGATGTGATTAACCTTGCGGTGGCACCCGACCTCGTTGTCACCATCGTCCACCCTTATGAGGCCAACCAAAGCGTGTTGGGTCTGGACTACCGGCAGAACGAAGCGCAACTGCCGAAGGTCGAACAGGCCATGAAAAGCGGCGAGGGTTTGGTCACCGGGCCGGTCGACCTTGTTCAAGGCGGGCGCGGACTGATCTTGCGTCACCCAATCTTTTACGCAAACGGCGGTTCAGATGTAGAAACGAACCTGCCCTGGGGCATCCTGTCCATGGTGCTGGATTACGATGCCTTTGTCACGCGGCTGCAGATTCCTGAATTGGCCGAGAAATACGATCTGGCCATCCGCGAACTGACCCCAGAGGGGCAGATTGAACAGACGATCATTGGCGATCCGACCCTTTCCATGGTCAACCCGATCGAGCTCGACTTCAACTTTACTTTTGGTGTTTGGCAATTGGCTGCCACCATCAAAGGCGGCTGGCCAGAGCATCGACCTGATTTCTGGCTGCATTGGCTTTTGCGCGTCCAAGGTGCACTTGGGGTTACTGTTTTCGCGTGGTATATCATGCGCTTGGCCGAGAACCGCAAGTTGGCCGAAGAACGCTTGCGCACAGGTGTCGAAGCCTTGGACCATGGTTTTGTCATGTACAATCCCAAGGGCACATTGGTCCTTTGCAACGAAAAATACCGCGAAATCCATGACTACAGCGACGTAGTGAAGCCCGGATCAACCTACGAAAAGATCGTGCGTGATAGCATTCGCCGTGGGATCGTGCCTGATGCCGTCGGCAAGGAAGAGGAATGGATCCGCGTCTGGCTGGAAAAGCGTGAGAACGGCGCCTTTGAAACCGAGCAGCGCATGCCCGATGGCCGCATCATCCGCACCTCTGACCGCCGCATGGAAGACGGCAGTGTTGTTGGTCTGCGGATCGACGTGACTGATTTAAAGAAAGCGCTGTTGACGGCGGAGGACGCGAATAAGGCCAAGACCGACTTTATGGGCGTGCTGAGCCATGAGTTACGCACACCTCTGACCGTTATTCTGGGCCATGTTCGCCTTGCGCGGCATTTCGACCGCACCCCGGCGGCGCGCGACCTTTGCACCGCCATTGATGCTGATCCTCAGACCCGTGAAACTCTGGCGCCCAAGCTGTCTGCCACGATGAGCAAGCTGGGCGACATTATGCAAACGGTGGAACGGTCGGGCAATCATCTGCTGACCCTGATCAACGAGGTGCTTGATTTCGCTAAGATCGACGCCGGCAGTCTCTCGATCACGATGGAGCCGGTGCAGATCGACGATATCGTCACCCCAACCGCAGATCAATTGCGTCCGATGATCGAAGACAAAGGTTTGGAATTTAACGTAAAGTCGGCCACTGGCGTGATGCTGGCCGATGGTAAGCGGATCCAGCAGGTCTTGATCAATCTGCTGAGCAATGCAACGAAATTCTCGGACCAGGGCACGATCTCGCTGACCTGTCGCATTCGCGGGGAGGTCGTTGAGTTCCGCGTCACGGATTCAGGCATCGGCATCCCGGAGAACGAGTTGGAGCGTGTTTTTGAGCCCTTCCATCAAGTCGATTCCACCGCCACACGGCGCTTTGGTGGAACCGGGCTGGGCCTTGCGATTTCACGCGATATTGCCACGGCCCATGGTGGCAGCCTTGTGGCGACCAGCATCATGGGCAAGGGAAGCACCTTCCTGCTAACCCTCCCCTTGCGCCCCGCCATTGCCGTCGCCGCCGCCGAAGCGCGAGAGGCTGAGGTGGCGTAA
- a CDS encoding ABC transporter ATP-binding protein, which translates to MPSPSLVTRDLTIRFGGHVAVNQVSCAFHPGELTAIVGPNGAGKTTYFNLISGQLAATSGQVLKGETDLTRMAPSARARQGVGRAFQLTNLFPQLSVLENIRLAVQAREGAGWRLLRPVQRFTELTKDAEHYLEATRLTRAAHLPAAALPHGDQRKLEVALLMAMEPDIYMFDEPTAGMSLDHAPEVLELIAQIKADPAKTVLLVEHKMDVVRALADRIIVLHNGELLADGAPAEVMDSQIVRDVYLGTATEETA; encoded by the coding sequence ATGCCCTCGCCCTCGCTCGTCACACGCGACCTGACCATTCGTTTCGGCGGTCACGTCGCGGTCAATCAGGTTTCCTGCGCCTTCCACCCCGGTGAGCTGACCGCCATCGTCGGCCCGAACGGGGCCGGAAAAACCACCTATTTCAACCTTATCTCGGGCCAGCTTGCCGCCACCTCGGGACAGGTGCTGAAAGGCGAGACCGACCTCACCCGCATGGCCCCCTCGGCGCGCGCGCGCCAAGGTGTGGGCCGCGCCTTTCAGCTGACCAATCTCTTCCCGCAGCTCTCGGTGCTGGAGAACATCCGCCTTGCCGTGCAGGCCCGAGAGGGCGCGGGCTGGCGGCTCCTGCGCCCGGTGCAGCGTTTCACCGAGCTTACCAAGGACGCCGAACATTACCTCGAGGCCACCCGCCTGACCCGCGCCGCCCATCTGCCCGCCGCCGCCCTGCCCCATGGCGACCAGCGCAAGCTGGAGGTGGCGCTGCTGATGGCGATGGAGCCCGATATCTACATGTTCGACGAGCCCACCGCTGGCATGTCGCTGGACCATGCGCCCGAGGTGCTGGAGCTTATTGCGCAGATCAAGGCCGACCCGGCAAAGACCGTCCTGCTGGTGGAACACAAGATGGACGTGGTCCGCGCGCTGGCCGACCGCATCATCGTGCTGCACAACGGGGAATTGCTCGCCGATGGCGCACCTGCCGAAGTCATGGACAGCCAGATCGTACGCGACGTCTACCTAGGCACCGCGACGGAGGAGACGGCATGA
- a CDS encoding LuxR C-terminal-related transcriptional regulator: protein MVEIRTDDCFRDGQFAELAFVHAPIGLVVTENRVIRECNIAFAQMFGYERAALRDQWFSVLYPSDEEFVNIRDRGVVQLRETNTYWDERIMARRDGSLFWCRVRGHSFTPESPLDRAVWSFADLSGERPYLPLTRREREILSHLAEGLTSKEIAINLDISHRTVEVYRAKLLKKFGVNNTSGLFHSLGGIDSDHVVSNSQK, encoded by the coding sequence ATGGTGGAAATACGTACCGATGACTGCTTCCGCGATGGGCAATTCGCTGAACTGGCCTTCGTGCATGCACCCATCGGTCTGGTGGTGACGGAGAACAGGGTGATCCGCGAATGCAACATCGCCTTTGCACAGATGTTTGGCTATGAACGTGCGGCCCTGCGCGACCAATGGTTTTCGGTGCTATATCCGTCGGATGAAGAGTTCGTAAACATCCGCGACCGGGGCGTGGTGCAACTGCGCGAGACCAACACCTATTGGGATGAGCGCATCATGGCGCGCCGCGATGGTAGTCTCTTCTGGTGCCGGGTGCGGGGACATTCCTTCACCCCTGAAAGCCCGCTTGATCGCGCGGTCTGGAGCTTTGCCGATTTGTCGGGCGAGCGGCCCTATCTGCCACTGACCCGCCGCGAGCGCGAGATTCTAAGTCATCTGGCGGAGGGGCTGACCAGCAAGGAAATCGCCATCAATCTCGACATTTCGCACCGCACGGTAGAGGTGTATCGCGCCAAATTGTTGAAGAAATTTGGCGTCAACAACACGTCGGGCCTGTTTCATTCGCTGGGCGGCATCGACAGTGATCATGTGGTGTCTAACAGTCAAAAGTGA
- a CDS encoding fumarylacetoacetate hydrolase family protein, which yields MRLMRYGARDGVKTPVVLDAAGKARDVSSLVADFTPETIPALRKTLDGVDLEGLPLFETQGQRIAAPVGQPRNIWGIGLNYSDHAAEAGMEVPTEPILFNKASGSYCGPNDPLLYAKGMSKLDWEVELGVVIGRSALNVSREQALDHVLGYCVVNDVSERAWQAERGGQWVKGKSFPNFCPTGPVLVTGDELGDPGKLSLWTEINGERLQDGTTEKMVFDVAAIISYMSEFIQLEPGDLICTGTPPGVGMGFKPPRYLSPGDRVRLGVEGLGEQEQVVERLAES from the coding sequence ATGCGATTGATGCGATACGGGGCGCGCGACGGAGTGAAGACGCCAGTGGTGCTGGATGCGGCGGGCAAAGCGCGGGATGTCTCGAGCCTTGTGGCAGATTTCACGCCTGAGACGATCCCGGCGCTGCGCAAGACGCTCGATGGTGTCGATCTGGAAGGGCTGCCGCTGTTCGAGACCCAAGGCCAGCGCATCGCGGCACCGGTGGGCCAGCCGCGCAACATCTGGGGCATCGGGCTGAACTATTCCGATCACGCCGCTGAGGCGGGGATGGAGGTGCCGACCGAACCGATCCTTTTCAACAAGGCCAGCGGCAGCTATTGCGGGCCAAACGACCCGCTCCTCTATGCCAAGGGGATGAGCAAGCTGGATTGGGAGGTGGAGTTGGGCGTGGTGATCGGGCGCAGCGCGCTGAATGTAAGCCGGGAGCAGGCGTTGGATCACGTGCTGGGCTACTGTGTCGTCAACGATGTGTCAGAGCGCGCTTGGCAGGCCGAGCGGGGTGGCCAATGGGTCAAGGGCAAAAGCTTCCCCAATTTCTGCCCTACAGGTCCGGTGTTGGTGACAGGCGATGAGTTGGGCGATCCCGGCAAGCTCTCCCTATGGACCGAGATCAATGGTGAACGGCTTCAAGATGGCACGACCGAGAAAATGGTCTTCGATGTGGCGGCTATCATCTCCTACATGTCCGAATTCATCCAGCTAGAGCCGGGCGATCTGATCTGCACTGGCACCCCGCCGGGGGTGGGTATGGGCTTTAAACCGCCACGTTATCTAAGCCCCGGCGACCGGGTTCGACTGGGCGTCGAAGGGCTGGGCGAACAGGAACAGGTCGTCGAGCGGTTGGCCGAAAGCTGA
- a CDS encoding substrate-binding domain-containing protein — protein sequence MKTLTRIAAVTASIAAFAGAAWAEDPIKIALVHGLSGSSFEAFSKQAQTGFELGIEYATDGTNTVKGHKIELIIKDTQFKPDVARAVLAEAYGDDDVLMAVGSTSSGVALGMLPIAEEYEKILIVEPAVADSLTGPESNRYVFKTSRNSSMDMQAQALALKPDENLYVATIAEDYAFGKDGIAAFKAALDGSGATVVTEEYVPQGTADFTAAAERMFNALKDKEGRKVILVYIAGGGDAPGKIQALDPSRFGIEISMGGHILPVLPTYKRFPGMEGAVYYYYEAYDNPVNDWLVKTHQERFDSPPDFFTAGGMAAALAAVKAIETADSLETEDLIAAMEGMSWETPKGTMTFRPEDHQALQSMVHFKIRVDENVDWAIPDLVRIIEADEMDIPIGRTND from the coding sequence ATGAAGACACTCACGCGGATCGCCGCCGTGACGGCGAGTATTGCGGCCTTTGCCGGAGCGGCATGGGCCGAAGACCCGATCAAGATCGCCCTCGTGCACGGGCTGTCGGGCAGCAGTTTCGAAGCCTTCTCCAAACAGGCGCAGACCGGTTTCGAGCTCGGCATCGAATATGCCACCGACGGCACGAACACGGTCAAGGGCCACAAGATCGAACTCATCATCAAAGACACGCAGTTCAAGCCCGATGTCGCCCGTGCCGTGCTGGCCGAGGCTTACGGCGACGATGACGTGCTGATGGCTGTGGGCTCGACCTCCTCGGGCGTGGCGCTCGGGATGCTGCCGATCGCCGAGGAATACGAGAAGATCCTGATCGTGGAGCCCGCTGTGGCCGACAGCCTGACCGGGCCCGAGAGCAACCGCTACGTCTTCAAGACATCGCGCAACTCCTCGATGGACATGCAGGCGCAGGCGCTGGCGCTGAAGCCGGACGAGAACCTCTATGTCGCGACCATCGCCGAGGATTACGCCTTCGGCAAGGACGGCATTGCCGCCTTCAAGGCCGCGCTGGATGGCAGCGGCGCGACCGTTGTGACCGAGGAATACGTGCCCCAGGGCACTGCCGATTTCACCGCCGCGGCGGAGCGGATGTTCAACGCGCTGAAGGACAAGGAAGGCCGCAAGGTGATCCTCGTCTATATTGCTGGCGGTGGCGACGCGCCCGGCAAGATCCAGGCGCTTGACCCCTCCCGCTTCGGCATCGAGATCTCGATGGGCGGGCATATCCTGCCGGTGCTGCCGACCTACAAGCGCTTCCCGGGCATGGAAGGCGCGGTTTATTACTACTATGAGGCCTACGACAACCCGGTGAACGACTGGCTGGTAAAGACCCATCAGGAGCGGTTCGACAGCCCGCCGGACTTCTTCACCGCCGGTGGCATGGCCGCCGCCCTGGCCGCGGTGAAAGCCATTGAGACCGCCGACAGCCTTGAGACCGAAGACCTGATCGCCGCGATGGAAGGCATGTCATGGGAGACGCCCAAGGGCACCATGACCTTCCGCCCCGAGGACCATCAGGCGCTGCAGTCCATGGTGCATTTCAAAATCCGCGTTGATGAGAACGTCGATTGGGCGATCCCCGATCTGGTGCGCATCATAGAAGCGGACGAGATGGACATCCCCATCGGCCGCACCAACGACTGA
- a CDS encoding alpha/beta fold hydrolase, protein MTSPRFRFIPVMDHEIHVTEWGDPAKPALMMLHGLARTGRDFDEVAAALSRDFHVLCPDMIGRGLSSWSRNPEAEYSVEYYAGVATDVLDHYRIDCAAWLGTSLGGMIGMHIASGRDANRISALVVNDISPELPEAAVERILSYVGSLPDFGSFTEGEAWLRATYAPFGPAADAFWQRMARSSLRRRGDGRLTLHYDPRITVQFTASAHELSTWDRWGRTSTPTHLLRGAQSDLLLPEAAKRMTESGPRPSMTQFPDCGHAPNMSNPADITLLRGVLNELLGHAAS, encoded by the coding sequence ATGACCTCCCCCCGTTTCCGCTTTATCCCCGTCATGGATCACGAGATCCATGTCACCGAATGGGGCGACCCGGCCAAGCCTGCGCTGATGATGCTACACGGACTGGCGCGCACCGGGCGCGACTTTGATGAGGTGGCCGCCGCCCTGTCTCGTGACTTTCATGTGCTCTGTCCCGATATGATCGGGCGGGGGCTGTCGAGCTGGTCGCGCAATCCGGAGGCGGAATATTCGGTCGAATACTACGCAGGCGTCGCGACGGATGTGCTGGATCACTATCGGATCGACTGTGCGGCGTGGCTCGGCACCTCCTTGGGCGGCATGATAGGCATGCATATCGCCTCGGGCCGTGACGCAAACAGGATCAGCGCGCTCGTGGTGAATGACATCAGCCCCGAACTGCCCGAGGCTGCGGTCGAGCGGATCCTGTCTTATGTCGGCAGCCTCCCCGACTTTGGCAGCTTTACAGAGGGCGAGGCGTGGCTGCGCGCGACCTACGCGCCCTTCGGTCCCGCCGCCGACGCTTTTTGGCAGCGCATGGCACGGTCTTCGCTGCGCCGTCGCGGCGACGGGCGGCTGACGCTGCATTATGATCCACGTATTACCGTCCAATTCACCGCCTCAGCGCATGAGCTTTCCACCTGGGACCGTTGGGGCCGCACCTCCACACCCACGCATCTTTTGCGCGGCGCGCAGTCGGATTTGCTGCTGCCCGAAGCGGCCAAACGGATGACTGAAAGCGGACCGCGCCCCAGTATGACCCAGTTTCCCGACTGCGGCCATGCACCCAACATGTCCAACCCTGCGGATATCACCCTGTTGCGCGGTGTTTTGAACGAATTGCTGGGTCATGCTGCTTCTTAG